A region of the Epinephelus moara isolate mb chromosome 23, YSFRI_EMoa_1.0, whole genome shotgun sequence genome:
atcgtacgggacacaaacactgctctcttgggtgaaagtcaatgtttgttggacccatccacctgccccagtcggactttcgccgccttaactttcatccttgtcctgccgcgtttccccctaATGCCACCAGGCGGCGTTAAACTAAATCAGCAACTGGCCAtatatcatgctgatgttagaggacggcttttttcattggtttcctGATGCTGCCACTCAccgcccaagcaccagatttcaacggctttggagtgagaccaggctcatGAGAGTacgagaaaatgaaaaggcaacaGCCATACAGGGTAGAGTACTAACGATGAAAAATAGGGAATTTTGCAAATTTGTGCATACCCtattcttttgttgtttgttactTATTGCTTTAAgctaagttgtttatttgtgttgatttctcatGTTCTTGTTTTggagggtggggtgggggggcttGCCTAGGGTGCCTAATTTGCTAGGTCTGGCTCTGTTAAGCCCCATTTATCATCTGCCATGAGGCAATGCTGCCTGTGCCTGTGGCATTGCTTCAAACTCCACAACAATATGAAATAATTGTGCCTGAAACATTCAGAGCATAATAAGAGTAGAATAAATGTACCTCCACATAGGGCACCACTTTGCAGGTGAACTCCCCCAGCAGCCAGGACTTAGTCAGCTCATGGAAAACCACCATGGGCAGGCAGAAGAAGATGAGCACAAAATCCCAGACAGCCAAATTGGCCAGCAGTGAGTTGGAGATGCTCTTCATGTAGTAGTTCTGGCACACGATGCACAGGATGGCGATGTTGCCCGCTATCCCCACCAGGAAAATAACCCCGGAGACGCACGTGATCGCGTACGCGCCATAAGTCTCACTTGTCACCGGGTAAAAGGGGTTCTTGATCTCATCCCCGAAATCCTGCGAGCTGGGAGGGGTGATCGGCGTGGCGTCCCAGGGGTTCTCCTCTCTGAAAGTGAAGAACTCGGTCCTCCTGGTGAAGAGGTCAAAGGGCAGGTCGGTGGAGGTGAGGGCCACCGGCTTGGGGATGGGTTCCCACGGCGACGCGTGAGGTTGAGCCAAAGCCCCCGCGCTTTTGTTCGGCCGGCTTCTCCCCCTCTTCGAGGCTTTCTTCTGCTCGTCCTTTGTGCCTCTCTTGTGCCTGTCGCCCTCCTCGGGTCCCCCTCCTCCGTCTCCCTGGCCCATTGAAGACGGCTTAGCCGCATTGTAGTGTCCACCTGCTGGCGTCCTCGTACTACTAAGACCGCCATTCAACTTTATCCTCTTATTGTGGTGGCGCGTCGGGTCCCAATGTGAGACAGCGTTGGGATCCTCCACGGGTGTCACAGTCCTACTGAAGTCGCGCTTGTTGTGTCCAATTCGCCTCGTTTCTCCAGCAATTACCCTCTTCCAGGGGTGAGTGGAGTTAAGAGGCCCTCGGATAATCGCCTGCAGTTCCGCCGAGGACGCACCTGTGGCGTACCCCGGCGAGAGCGCACGGTCCCAGGCTTTGTTTTGATGACTCTCCCGGAGTGACCCGTGGAAAGTCCTGGCAGAGTACGCGCTGGTGTTGCTGTCCTCTTTAGCTTCTCCATTATTTCTCAGTGATAACAACACATGTGCATGGGCTAGTAACACAAATAACGTCCTAGGCGGCAGAATCTGCATGGTCCGGGAATTATTGAGCGCAGTTTTTAATCCTCACAAGTGCATCTTCATACCTTCTGTGGCAGCGCGGGGATACTCCTCCATTCAGTCAACACCCATGTTGGAGACGGCACAGCGGGGAGCTCACTGGGCTCAAGTAAACACCTACATTCATGATGCGAGCTCTGGAAAACTTGCAAGTTATCTCTTAATTTTCTCTCGCCTTGCTCTATGCAGTAATCTCCAAAACCGCCGCCTCACTCCCCGAGTCACTCCCGCTTCCAAAGTCTTGACATTACCGAGCAGGACAGCGAATCAGAGTCCGGATCCAGAGAGAAAGAAGCAAAGAGATGTGCAGAGGGGATTGCTGCATATCCACGCACACAATCCGCACAGCATCCAGTTTGCAGCTGTGCGTAACTGCATGTAAAGCCACAGATTCTCCCTCTGCTTCCCTCTCTGTATGTTAGTGCGTTAGTTTAGTGGGCTGGGTCggctggcagcagcagcagcagcagcagcagcagcagcagcgtcaaTGCGGTGCAGTCCGGGTAAAGCCCACTAGGTTGTGATGCAcgggagaagagagagagagtgtgtgtgcatgtgtgtgtgtgtatgtgtgtgacagagagtcAGAAAGGAGGGGTGGAAATCGGTCTGCTTCTCGTCCCTTCCTCCTCTGCGTCCAGTGTCTCACCTCCTCAGCTTTCTCCTCGGATAGCACCGTGCGCTGCAAGAAAATGGACTCCCCTGGCGGCTAACCCCGATCTGTCACTCCGCATCCATCACGGAGCATCCAGCAGCCCCGGAGCAGGCTACGGCTACAGCCCCCCCGGCAGACAAGCCAGCCACGCCCGACAGACGTGCTAATAAATATATTACCcagtttttttatatttacGCACAGGCGGCGCTGCGATACCGACGCACTTGGACATCATTTAGGCACTCCTTCTTCTCTATTTAGTTTAAAGGCAAATAGGAATTAACTGTCTGTGTGCAGGGACAGTTTTAAATGAAAAGCAACTATCAAAAAAGCTTAAGACCCAAGACTACCTGTAAAATGCAGATGCATTAttcactgctgctgcaaagTTACTTCTAGAAATCTTGCAAACAGCTCACCAGCAGCTCATATGTGTATATTTCTCATGTCCCAGTGTCCCTTTTCAGCCCCCGCCTCCCCCCATCATTCATATTCAACCCCCAACCTCCTCAGTGTACTCTGCTGCAAGCACCACCATTTCTAAAAGTGATTTTTAGCTGCTTTCTGGATTGATCTGACTAACTGTAGGGGATATGGGCATTGATTGTGGCTTGTTCAGCAGCCACATGTATCAATAACTGCGCCATATCT
Encoded here:
- the gpr37b gene encoding prosaposin receptor GPR37b, yielding MQILPPRTLFVLLAHAHVLLSLRNNGEAKEDSNTSAYSARTFHGSLRESHQNKAWDRALSPGYATGASSAELQAIIRGPLNSTHPWKRVIAGETRRIGHNKRDFSRTVTPVEDPNAVSHWDPTRHHNKRIKLNGGLSSTRTPAGGHYNAAKPSSMGQGDGGGGPEEGDRHKRGTKDEQKKASKRGRSRPNKSAGALAQPHASPWEPIPKPVALTSTDLPFDLFTRRTEFFTFREENPWDATPITPPSSQDFGDEIKNPFYPVTSETYGAYAITCVSGVIFLVGIAGNIAILCIVCQNYYMKSISNSLLANLAVWDFVLIFFCLPMVVFHELTKSWLLGEFTCKVVPYVEVASLGVTTFTLCALCIDRFRAATNVQMYYEMIENCTSTTAKLAVIWIGALLLALPELLIRQLVAEDTGMPDEPPVERCIIRISTSLPDMLYVLGLTYEGARLWWCFGCYFCLPTLFTIGCSLVTARKIRRAEQASVRSNKKQIRLESQMNCTVVALAIVYGACVVPENICNIVSAYMAAGVPEHTMSVLHLLSQLLLFCRAAVTPALLLLLCRPLGRAFLDCCCCCCCCNHAPSSATASDDNEHECTTELELSPFSTIRRELSNYTPAGSNC